The Triticum aestivum cultivar Chinese Spring chromosome 7B, IWGSC CS RefSeq v2.1, whole genome shotgun sequence genome window below encodes:
- the LOC123156866 gene encoding LOW QUALITY PROTEIN: pheromone receptor transcription activator-like (The sequence of the model RefSeq protein was modified relative to this genomic sequence to represent the inferred CDS: substituted 2 bases at 2 genomic stop codons), which yields MWLANSTPKSLVFCRSLCFLFVVVSFFLFVHRNFPTLXSRFQNRGXRASGAYIHNDKDRDLTFYKRRSGLFKRATDIYALTRARVAVVLEINNGKMHSFGTPLADPIVDAFLFGAPPAVPSTDEATTARIGSLQNEVAQLDTEKMAEEDKYELSILRMKNIQEENPGMVANLIFTKEKDLSLEDLNKLFSELSQVQKDIRFHLPPLHGREDKTGGTCVAQDLQLPSVLPADHLGTTHSLMQSSWPHNLSQLQLPLDPLPSQPEQTSAPLFPMQSPMFHSAPPSLAPHLASQDQPIPNQVHEQTPPEELHVQNYESRCNIVQPQQNDANHDSTSGQNLEDSPLLGYSSGNAFSIDDPFNIEWGYALSDKLYYNSFLGMDAYLGSSGMDLGQSSMVNGGWVDVPPSST from the exons ATGTGGTTAGCCAACAGTACCCCTAAATCTCTAGTTTTCTGTAGATCCTTGTGCTTCCTATTTGTAGTAGTTAGTTTCTTCCTCTTTGTTCACCGTAATT tcccgaccctttagtcccggttccaaaatCGGGGCTAAAGGGCCTCTGGAGCATACATCCACAATGACAAAGACCGTGATCTCACCTTCTACAAGCGACGTTCCGGTTTGTTCAAGAGGGCGACTGACATCTATGCCCTCACTAGGGCTAGGGTTGCGGTCGTCCTAGAAATAAACAATGGAAAGATGCACTCGTTTGGGACGCCATTGGCCGATCCCATTGTTGATGCTTTCCTATTTGGAGCTCCACCAGCAGTTCCCTCCACCGATGAGGCAACCACCGCTAGGATTGGAAGCCTACAAAACGAGGTGGCTCAGTTGGACACGGAGAAGATGGCCGAGGAAGACAAATACGAGCTTTCCATCCTTCGTATGAAAAATATACAAGAAGAGAATCCAGGTATGGTGGCAAATCTTATCTTCACAAAGGAAAAAGATCTCAGTCTTGAAGATCTGAACAAGCTCTTCAGTGAGCTGTCTCAGGTCCAAAAAGACATTAGATTCCATCTACCTCCATTGCATGGTCGTGAAGACAAGACTGGTGGCACATGTGTGGCACAAGATCTGCAACTACCAAGTGTTCTGCCGGCGGATCATTTGGGTACTACTCATTCACTTATGCAGTCATCATGGCCTCACAATCTCTCACAACTCCAGCTACCTTTAGATCCACTACCATCACAACCAGAACAAACTTCGGCACCACTTTTTCCTATGCAGTCACCAATGTTCCATTCTGCACCACCATCTTTAGCTCCACACTTGGCTTCCCAGGACCAACCCATACCAAATCAGGTACATGAGCAAACTCCACCAGAGGAGTTGCATGTTCAGAACTATGAAAGTCGTTGCAACATAGTGCAACCACAACAAAATGATGCAAACCATGACTCAACTTCTGGGCAGAATTTGGAGGACTCTCCACTATTGGGGTACtcgagtggcaatgctttttctatTGATGACCCATTTAACATAGAATGGGGTTATGCTCTATCAGATAAGTTGTACTACAACAGTTTCCTAGGGATGGATGCTTACTTAGGCTCTAGCGGTATGGATCTAGGACAATCTTCCATGGTAAATGGTGGGTGGGTTGATGTGCCGCCCTCTTCCACTTGA